A window of Solanum stenotomum isolate F172 chromosome 3, ASM1918654v1, whole genome shotgun sequence contains these coding sequences:
- the LOC125858580 gene encoding ubiquitin-conjugating enzyme E2 5B-like — protein MASRRIHKELRELQRDPPTSCSAGPVAQDMFHWQATIIGPNDSPFAGGVFQVAIHFPPDYPFKPPKVAFKTKVFHPNINNNGNICLDILKDQWSPALTISKVLLSICSLLTDPNPDDPLVPEIAHLYKTDRQKYESVARNWTQKYAMN, from the exons ATGGCATCAAGGAGAATTCACAAGGAACTAAGGGAGTTGCAAAGAGACCCTCCTACTTCATGTAGTgcag gtcCTGTGGCTCAGGATATGTTTCATTGGCAAGCAACCATTATTGGGCCAAATGATAGCCCTTTTGCAGGTGGTGTTTTTCAAGTGGCCATCCATTTCCCCCCTGACTACCCTTTCAAACCCCCCAAG GTGGCTTTCAAGACCAAAGTATTCCatccaaatataaataataatggaAATATTTGTTTGGACATTCTTAAAGACCAATGGAGCCCTGCTCTCACCATATCCAAG GTTTTGCTATCCATATGTTCACTACTAACAGATCCAAATCCAGATGATCCATTGGTACCAGAAATTGCACATTTGTACAAAACTGATAGGCAAAAGTATGAATCAGTGGCTCGTAATTGGACCCAAAAATATGCTATGAATTGA